In Zingiber officinale cultivar Zhangliang chromosome 1A, Zo_v1.1, whole genome shotgun sequence, a genomic segment contains:
- the LOC122008861 gene encoding probable F-box protein At4g22060, translating to MAGGWADLFSLIFSKLSLPQFLRSAAVCLRWSAVVRHLPTFGNPRPRSLGGSSPVAGGRWSDLPPDLFSLIFSKLSLPQFLRSAAVCVSWSAAVRDLSTRGSYFKFCRQSPWLVLNDNPHGDPSAITFYASDERREYTTTIPVPDPPISDRLFLGSAHGWIITIDARLQVQLLNPITGAQIDLPRLSGAFPSEHTHPIRDSAGRLIGFMTPTPTCQELVEQLRLKAILSADPSLGDGYAVALFQYPPGRIYFTGSGDEKWFDLKNRILISNMVFHRGNLYMSAYSVSAVYFCDLAEIQRGEKPRFRVVDQDASSNVLLHYLFETPRGDLFSIWREKGTNTTKTVSFRAYRVVMDDEGKLSKRLEKTMDVVEFINYLKGGRAVMDKQILQRDHEANDDLGVLIALLGSCDPLCLDACAFPHLTLNSIYFMRDDRFRDPECQDDYWRMFEERNLQRFKVYFYPGCDPALFLDQNWFRKFLNCPISLSDATNSVRLYWQPPSSSIN from the coding sequence ATGGCTGGCGGCTGGGCTGATCTCTTCTCCCTCATCTTCTCCAAACTCTCCCTTCCTCAATTTCTCCGCTCGGCCGCCGTCTGTCTTCGGTGGTCGGCTGTCGTCCGACACCTGCCCACTTTCGGCAACCCTAGACCAAGATCTCTCGGAGGTTCTTCTCCCGTGGCTGGCGGCCGCTGGTCTGATCTCCCGCCGGATCTCTTCTCCCTCATCTTCTCCAAACTCTCCCTTCCTCAATTTCTCCGCTCGGCCGCCGTCTGTGTTTCGTGGTCGGCTGCCGTCCGCGATCTATCCACGCGCGGAAGCTACTTTAAGTTCTGCAGGCAGAGCCCCTGGCTCGTGCTTAACGACAATCCCCACGGCGACCCATCCGCCATCACCTTCTACGCCTCGGATGAGCGAAGGGAGTACACTACCACCATCCCCGTCCCGGACCCTCCCATAAGCGACCGACTCTTCCTCGGCTCTGCTCACGGTTGGATCATCACGATCGACGCCCGCCTCCAGGTGCAACTGCTGAACCCGATCACCGGCGCGCAGATCGACCTCCCTCGCCTGAGCGGCGCCTTCCCCTCCGAGCACACCCACCCCATCCGCGACAGTGCAGGGCGCCTAATCGGCTTCATGACGCCGACACCAACGTGCCAAGAGCTTGTAGAACAGCTTCGCCTGAAAGCAATTCTATCTGCTGATCCGTCGCTCGGAGATGGCTACGCCGTGGCGCTCTTCCAATATCCTCCCGGGAGAATCTATTTCACCGGCTCCGGCGACGAGAAATGGTTCGACTTAAAAAATCGCATTTTAATCTCAAATATGGTCTTCCATCGAGGCAACCTGTACATGAGCGCATATTCAGTTTCGGCAGTGTATTTTTGTGACTTAGCCGAAATTCAACGTGGCGAGAAGCCCAGATTTAGAGTGGTCGATCAGGATGCAAGTTCTAACGTGCTCCTGCACTATTTGTTTGAGACTCCTCGAGGGGATCTTTTTAGCATTTGGAGGGAGAAAGGTACAAATACTACTAAGACCGTATCATTCAGGGCGTACAGGGTGGTGATGGATGATGAGGGGAAGCTAAGTAAAAGACTAGAAAAAACGATGGACGTGGTAGAGTTTATTAACTACTTAAAAGGCGGCAGGGCGGTGATGGATAAGCAGATTCTTCAAAGAGATCATGAAGCGAACGACGATTTGGGAGTCTTGATCGCCCTCTTAGGCAGCTGCGACCCACTTTGTCTTGATGCTTGTGCTTTTCCACACTTGACGCTTAATTCTATATATTTTATGCGTGACGATAGATTTCGAGATCCAGAGTGTCAAGACGACTATTGGCGAATGTTTGAAGAGCGAAATTTGCAAAGGTTTAAAGTTTACTTTTACCCTGGCTGCGATCCGGCATTGTTTTTGGATCAAAATTGGTTCAGAAAATTTCTGAATTGTCCGATTTCCTTGAGCGACGCCACTAATTCCGTCCGATTATATTGGCAGCCTCCCTCAAGCTCCattaattag